AGACAAAGTCGAATGTTGTAATAGGAGGTAGTTATTATGAAATCAACAGGTGTAGTAAGAAGAGTGGATGAGTTAGGAAGAATAGTAATTCCTATAGAATTAAGAAGAACATTGGAAATAGCAGAAAAAGATGCTTTAGAGATATATGTTGATGGTGAGCAAATTATACTTAAGAAATATCAACCAGCATGTATTTTCTGTGGTGATGCAAGAGATGTAGTTAACTATAAAGGAAAAAATATTTGTCAAAGTTGTTTACAACAATTAAGAGAAGAAAAATAATATAATATATGTAAGAAGAACACCAGTTTTATGGTGTTCTTCTTATTTTAATAGATAATAATGAAAGATTATATTTTATAATTTTTTTATATCGGTAACTTCTTGATCACTTACAGAGTTTAACATATCCATTATTAATTTTTTATTTTTACTATTTAAATTTTTAAAGAATAGAAGTAATTCCATTTCATCATAAGTACATTGCAATAATTTTTGTTCTTCATAGTATGAGAAGCTGTTATTCTTTTGCATTGCACTTAAATAAGCTTGAGCTAACTTGAAATCTGATTTAAAGTTTGAAACTTTGCCATCAAATATCCAATCCATACTTACGTTAAAGTAATTAGAAATTTTAAGCAAATCTAATGCACAAACATTTTTACCCATGCATATTTCCTTGAATGTAATTTTTGAAATATTTAGTTTTAAACATAGTCCATCGATAGTTTCATGAAAATATTTTATTGTAAATAATAGTCGTTTTGAGAAATCAACTTTAGCTCCAATACTACAGTAACAATTATTAGTAGAATTTAAACAAGTTGTTTTTTTGTGTATGGATTCAGGTATAGCCCCTTTACCGTAAACTATCCAATCGTAGTTTGTTTTAAAAAAGTTAGCTAGAGATATTAAAGCCACTTTCGATGGTAAAAAATCATTTTTTTCATAATGACTTAAATTACCTCTTTGAACTCCTGTTTTTTCGGCAACTTGCTTTTGAGTAAGCTTATTAAGCTTTCTCAAATACAGAAGCCTTTCCCCAATAGTATTCATAATAAAAACCTCCAAAAAAAGCGTTTATTACGTAGGATTTTAAAGATAATAAGTATTTTCTTAATAAAAACGCAAAAAAAACGCAGAAAACATGCTATATCTATATTTGTAAAATGCGTTTATAACGCATAAAATAAATATTAGTTTGATAGAATAATACATCAAATTAATAATTTAATAAATTACAACGCATTTTTTTATAAATAACTAAAATTTGTTTGTCATATCATTATAAAAATCAATTCGCACATACTTTATTTTAACAAAATTTTTTGATAAATTCGATAGAAAGGGATAAAAATAATTTGTTTTTATGAATATTTATGCATTTTTTTCTTTTCAATATAAAAATCAGGGGGCTTTTTTATGGGAGAAAAACGAGCTCTTACTCCACTTGGTATAGCATGTAAAAAAATGATGGTTGAAAAAAGCATGTCTCAAACGGAATTAGCCAAAAGAGTAGGAACAAGCACTAAATATTTAGATCTGATATTTCATGGTGAGAGAACTGGTAAGAAATACATATCAAGAATCGTTAAAGAGTTAGGTATAAATCTTGAAAGTATAGGTAAAATTATAATTTAAAAAGGTATAGATAATATTAGGTAATACAGCTAGCTTAAAGTATAGCTTTTACAGTATAAATTAATTAAGGGGGAATTTTTCTATGAAAAGTAAAAAATTAATATCAGTGCTGTTGTCAGCCATTGTTGTATCATCAATAGCATTAACTGGCTGCGGTAGTTCATCAAACTCAACAACAGCAGATAAGGATCAGCATTTAAACCTAGAAATAAATGTAGCAGATGTTAAAACACTTGATCCATCAAAAGGAACAGATGGATATTCTGCATATGTACTTCAAGAGACAATGGAAGCTATTGCAAGAGATGAAGTTAAGAATGGTAAGGAAGTAGTAGTACCAGCTGGGGCTAAGAGTTGGTCACAATCATCAGATGGTCTTACTTGGACTTTCAAATTGAGAGATAATAAATGGTCAGATGGAAAAGCAGTTACAGCAGACCAATATGTATATGCGCTTAGAAGAAGTTTAGATGCAAAAACAGCTTCCGAGTATGCATATTTACTA
The Clostridium felsineum DSM 794 DNA segment above includes these coding regions:
- a CDS encoding AbrB/MazE/SpoVT family DNA-binding domain-containing protein — encoded protein: MKSTGVVRRVDELGRIVIPIELRRTLEIAEKDALEIYVDGEQIILKKYQPACIFCGDARDVVNYKGKNICQSCLQQLREEK
- a CDS encoding helix-turn-helix domain-containing protein; its protein translation is MNTIGERLLYLRKLNKLTQKQVAEKTGVQRGNLSHYEKNDFLPSKVALISLANFFKTNYDWIVYGKGAIPESIHKKTTCLNSTNNCYCSIGAKVDFSKRLLFTIKYFHETIDGLCLKLNISKITFKEICMGKNVCALDLLKISNYFNVSMDWIFDGKVSNFKSDFKLAQAYLSAMQKNNSFSYYEEQKLLQCTYDEMELLLFFKNLNSKNKKLIMDMLNSVSDQEVTDIKKL
- a CDS encoding helix-turn-helix domain-containing protein: MGEKRALTPLGIACKKMMVEKSMSQTELAKRVGTSTKYLDLIFHGERTGKKYISRIVKELGINLESIGKIII